The following proteins are co-located in the Chaetodon trifascialis isolate fChaTrf1 chromosome 14, fChaTrf1.hap1, whole genome shotgun sequence genome:
- the tpp1 gene encoding tripeptidyl-peptidase 1 isoform X1: MDSLRLTFFVPLLFSQVVWSGYLEYNQDVLIPEDWTHVGRVDPTEDLELTFALKQQNVDLLEETLRLVSDPDSAQYGKYLTLEGVSSLVRPSELTQKVVRHWLQRHGITNCLTVRTQDFLQCSMTSEVAETLLPGSKFHRYTRDSYSLVRSSAPYSVHDDVHQHLDFVGGLHRLPPKGQEDFGKASSSRRQKQSKAGLHLGVTPAILRERYNLTAADVGTVKNNSQAVAQFLEQYYSPVDLAEFMMIFGRSFKHLSKVDRVVGTQGKGKAGLEASLDVEYIMSTGANISTWVFTNPGRHESQEPFLQWMVLLSNMSDLPWVHTVSYGDDEDSLSTAYMMRINTEFMKAGVRGISLLFASGDSGAGCRHLGENQNSFRPSFPASSPYVTTVGGTSFKNPFKVTYEVTDYISGGGFSNVFKMPDYQASAVDAYLKTVGATLPPDSYFNTSGRAYPDMAALSDNYWVVINRVPVPWVSGTSASTPVVGGMLSLINDQRLLKGLPALGFLNPRLYKLKGKALFDVTEGCHLGCLDEQVQGKGFCAAPSWDPVTGWGTPNYPALLAALLAE, translated from the exons ATGGACTCACT cAGACTGACCTTCTTCGTCCCCTTGTTGTTCAGCCAGGTGGTCTGGAGTGGATATCTGGAATATAACCAAGATGTCCT GATACCAGAGGACTGGACTCATGTGGGTCGGGTCGACCCCACAGAGGACCTGGAGCTGACCTTTGCCCTGAAGCAGCAAAACGTCGACCTGCTGGAGGAGACACTAAGACTAGTGTCAGACCCTGACTCAGCACAATATG GTAAATACCTCACCCTGGAGGGAGTGTCCTCCCTCGTGCGTCCGTCTGAACTGACCCAGAAGGTGGTGCGTCACTGGCTGCAGAGGCATGGGATTACAAACTGCCTAACTGTTCGCACTCAGGACtttttacagtgcagcatgACTTCAGA GGTTGCAGAGACGCTGCTTCCAGGCAGCAAGTTCCACCGTTACACCAGAGACAGTTATTCTCTGGTGAGGTCTTCAGCTCCGTATTCTGTTCATGATGATGTTCACCAGCACCTGGACTTTG ttGGAGGGCTTCACCGCCTCCCTCCTAAAGGGCAGGAGGACTTCGGCAAAGCCTCATCCAGCAGGAGGCAAAAGCAGTCTAAGGCAGGGTTGCACCTGGGAGTGACTCCTGCCATCTTGAGGGAGCGGTACaacctgacagcagctgatgtGGGAACAGTTAAGAACAACAGCCAGGCAGTAGCTCAG TTCTTGGAGCAGTACTACAGCCCTGTAGACCTGGCTGAGTTCATGATGATATTTGGCCGCAGCTTCAAGCATCTCTCTAAGGTGGACCGAGTGGTGGGCACTCAGGGAAAAGGAAAGGCTGGTCTGGAGGCCAGTCTGGATGTAGAGTACATCATGAGCACGGGGGCCAACATCTCCACATGGGTCTTCACCAATCCAG GCCGCCACGAGTCCCAGGAGCCTTTCCTCCAGTGGATGGTTTTGCTCAGCAACATGTCTGACCTGCCCTGGGTTCACACCGTCAGCTACGGAGACGACGAAGACAGCCTGTCCACTGCGTACATGATGCGCATCAACACAGAGTTTATGAAGGCTGGTGTCAGAGGAATCTCTCTGCTCTTTGCTTCTG GTGACAGCGGTGCAGGCTGCAGACATCTGGGTGAAAACCAAAACTCCTTCAGGCCCAGCTTTCCTGCCTCGAG CCCATATGTGACCACAGTTGGAGGAACCTCCTTCAAGAACCCATTTAAGGTCACgtatgaagtcacagattaCATCAGTGGAGGAGGCTTCAGCAACGTCTTCAAGATGCCTGACTACCAG GCCAGTGCAGTAGATGCTTATCTGAAGACTGTAGGAGCAACACTCCCTCCTGACTCATATTTCAACACCAGCGGCAGGGCCTATCCAGACATGGCCGCCCTGTCTGACAATTACTGGGTGGTTATCAACAGAGTACCCGTCCCCTGGGTGTCCGGGACCTCG GCGTCAACCCCTGTGGTCGGAGGCATGCTGTCTCTCATCAATGACCAGCGGCTGCTAAAGGGCCTGCCTGCCCTGGGCTTCCTCAACCCTCGCCTCTACAAGCTCAAAGGAAAGGCTCTATTTGAT GTGACTGAAGGCTGTCATCTGGGCTGTCTGGATGAACAGGTTCAGGGTAAAGGTTTCTGTGCTGCACCATCATGGGACCCTGTTACAGGCTGGGGGACGCCAAACTACCCTGCACTGCTGGCTGCCCTGCTAGCTGAGTGA
- the tpp1 gene encoding tripeptidyl-peptidase 1 isoform X2 has translation MDSLLTFFVPLLFSQVVWSGYLEYNQDVLIPEDWTHVGRVDPTEDLELTFALKQQNVDLLEETLRLVSDPDSAQYGKYLTLEGVSSLVRPSELTQKVVRHWLQRHGITNCLTVRTQDFLQCSMTSEVAETLLPGSKFHRYTRDSYSLVRSSAPYSVHDDVHQHLDFVGGLHRLPPKGQEDFGKASSSRRQKQSKAGLHLGVTPAILRERYNLTAADVGTVKNNSQAVAQFLEQYYSPVDLAEFMMIFGRSFKHLSKVDRVVGTQGKGKAGLEASLDVEYIMSTGANISTWVFTNPGRHESQEPFLQWMVLLSNMSDLPWVHTVSYGDDEDSLSTAYMMRINTEFMKAGVRGISLLFASGDSGAGCRHLGENQNSFRPSFPASSPYVTTVGGTSFKNPFKVTYEVTDYISGGGFSNVFKMPDYQASAVDAYLKTVGATLPPDSYFNTSGRAYPDMAALSDNYWVVINRVPVPWVSGTSASTPVVGGMLSLINDQRLLKGLPALGFLNPRLYKLKGKALFDVTEGCHLGCLDEQVQGKGFCAAPSWDPVTGWGTPNYPALLAALLAE, from the exons ATGGACTCACT ACTGACCTTCTTCGTCCCCTTGTTGTTCAGCCAGGTGGTCTGGAGTGGATATCTGGAATATAACCAAGATGTCCT GATACCAGAGGACTGGACTCATGTGGGTCGGGTCGACCCCACAGAGGACCTGGAGCTGACCTTTGCCCTGAAGCAGCAAAACGTCGACCTGCTGGAGGAGACACTAAGACTAGTGTCAGACCCTGACTCAGCACAATATG GTAAATACCTCACCCTGGAGGGAGTGTCCTCCCTCGTGCGTCCGTCTGAACTGACCCAGAAGGTGGTGCGTCACTGGCTGCAGAGGCATGGGATTACAAACTGCCTAACTGTTCGCACTCAGGACtttttacagtgcagcatgACTTCAGA GGTTGCAGAGACGCTGCTTCCAGGCAGCAAGTTCCACCGTTACACCAGAGACAGTTATTCTCTGGTGAGGTCTTCAGCTCCGTATTCTGTTCATGATGATGTTCACCAGCACCTGGACTTTG ttGGAGGGCTTCACCGCCTCCCTCCTAAAGGGCAGGAGGACTTCGGCAAAGCCTCATCCAGCAGGAGGCAAAAGCAGTCTAAGGCAGGGTTGCACCTGGGAGTGACTCCTGCCATCTTGAGGGAGCGGTACaacctgacagcagctgatgtGGGAACAGTTAAGAACAACAGCCAGGCAGTAGCTCAG TTCTTGGAGCAGTACTACAGCCCTGTAGACCTGGCTGAGTTCATGATGATATTTGGCCGCAGCTTCAAGCATCTCTCTAAGGTGGACCGAGTGGTGGGCACTCAGGGAAAAGGAAAGGCTGGTCTGGAGGCCAGTCTGGATGTAGAGTACATCATGAGCACGGGGGCCAACATCTCCACATGGGTCTTCACCAATCCAG GCCGCCACGAGTCCCAGGAGCCTTTCCTCCAGTGGATGGTTTTGCTCAGCAACATGTCTGACCTGCCCTGGGTTCACACCGTCAGCTACGGAGACGACGAAGACAGCCTGTCCACTGCGTACATGATGCGCATCAACACAGAGTTTATGAAGGCTGGTGTCAGAGGAATCTCTCTGCTCTTTGCTTCTG GTGACAGCGGTGCAGGCTGCAGACATCTGGGTGAAAACCAAAACTCCTTCAGGCCCAGCTTTCCTGCCTCGAG CCCATATGTGACCACAGTTGGAGGAACCTCCTTCAAGAACCCATTTAAGGTCACgtatgaagtcacagattaCATCAGTGGAGGAGGCTTCAGCAACGTCTTCAAGATGCCTGACTACCAG GCCAGTGCAGTAGATGCTTATCTGAAGACTGTAGGAGCAACACTCCCTCCTGACTCATATTTCAACACCAGCGGCAGGGCCTATCCAGACATGGCCGCCCTGTCTGACAATTACTGGGTGGTTATCAACAGAGTACCCGTCCCCTGGGTGTCCGGGACCTCG GCGTCAACCCCTGTGGTCGGAGGCATGCTGTCTCTCATCAATGACCAGCGGCTGCTAAAGGGCCTGCCTGCCCTGGGCTTCCTCAACCCTCGCCTCTACAAGCTCAAAGGAAAGGCTCTATTTGAT GTGACTGAAGGCTGTCATCTGGGCTGTCTGGATGAACAGGTTCAGGGTAAAGGTTTCTGTGCTGCACCATCATGGGACCCTGTTACAGGCTGGGGGACGCCAAACTACCCTGCACTGCTGGCTGCCCTGCTAGCTGAGTGA